A single window of Shewanella sp. Choline-02u-19 DNA harbors:
- a CDS encoding M48 family metalloprotease — protein sequence MSKLTFSKSVIAGTLAFILSTTTAVTYANNDLPDLGTAAVNTFSLEKETVYGDAYMRVIRASAPMLNDPVLNQYLTELGNKLVAHASGVKTPFYFFLLRNDEINAFAFFGGHVGVHTGLFLNADTESELASVLGHEITHVTQRHLARSLEAQDKSSTATIVGMLGAILLTIASPQAGMAALATTQALATQAKINFTRLHEKEADRIGMQILVDAGFDPNGAANFFGKLATRYRFTTKPPQMLLTHPLPESRISEARIRAQQYPLRHIPDNLNFQLAKARIQVRFSGYSEAAVLSIFEKQLKHNRYSFKSAAEYGKALALFRMDKFDESEEMIDELLKSAPNNLFFIDTKTDLLTQKGDFKGAIALLLKEQQIKPTSNVVNTNLANVYIEDDQTEKAIPLLEDLIFLDKQDQLAYLLLYQAYRKNGNKAMEHYVKAESLALAADYKTAIDQLNFAYKQSKDNPLQLARIEARIRQFRQADRAMEALQ from the coding sequence TTGAGTAAATTAACTTTTTCGAAATCAGTTATTGCAGGGACGTTGGCATTTATCTTAAGTACCACTACAGCGGTTACCTACGCTAACAACGATCTGCCTGATTTAGGTACTGCCGCAGTAAACACCTTCAGTTTAGAGAAAGAAACTGTATATGGTGATGCGTACATGCGTGTTATCAGGGCTTCAGCCCCAATGCTCAATGATCCCGTGCTTAACCAGTACCTAACAGAACTGGGCAATAAGCTGGTAGCGCATGCAAGTGGGGTGAAAACACCTTTCTATTTTTTCTTACTGCGTAATGATGAAATTAATGCTTTTGCCTTTTTTGGTGGCCATGTTGGCGTACATACTGGTTTGTTTCTCAATGCTGATACCGAAAGCGAACTTGCTTCAGTGCTTGGCCACGAAATAACTCACGTTACACAGCGTCACTTAGCGCGCTCGCTTGAAGCTCAGGATAAAAGCTCTACTGCCACTATAGTGGGGATGTTAGGGGCGATATTATTAACCATAGCCTCACCTCAAGCGGGTATGGCAGCCCTTGCAACGACCCAAGCGTTAGCTACTCAAGCAAAAATTAACTTCACTCGTTTACACGAAAAAGAAGCTGACAGAATCGGCATGCAGATTTTAGTTGATGCCGGTTTTGATCCCAATGGCGCTGCCAATTTCTTTGGTAAACTTGCAACCCGCTATCGATTCACCACCAAGCCACCACAAATGTTACTGACTCACCCTTTACCAGAATCACGGATTTCAGAAGCCAGAATTAGAGCACAGCAATACCCGTTAAGACATATCCCAGATAATTTGAACTTTCAGCTAGCAAAGGCACGAATTCAAGTTCGATTCTCTGGTTACAGTGAAGCTGCAGTGCTATCGATATTCGAAAAACAGTTAAAACATAACCGTTATAGTTTTAAAAGTGCGGCTGAATATGGCAAAGCACTCGCACTCTTTAGAATGGATAAATTTGACGAATCGGAAGAGATGATTGACGAATTGTTAAAAAGTGCCCCGAACAATTTGTTTTTCATTGATACGAAAACCGATCTATTGACTCAAAAAGGTGATTTTAAAGGCGCTATAGCGTTACTGCTTAAAGAGCAACAAATAAAACCAACCTCCAATGTGGTTAATACCAACTTAGCCAATGTTTACATAGAAGATGACCAAACCGAAAAGGCGATCCCATTACTCGAAGATCTTATCTTTCTTGACAAGCAAGATCAGCTTGCCTATTTACTCTTGTATCAGGCTTATAGAAAGAACGGCAACAAGGCGATGGAACATTATGTTAAAGCAGAATCTTTAGCGCTAGCCGCCGATTATAAAACAGCAATCGATCAACTGAACTTTGCCTATAAACAATCCAAAGATAATCCATTGCAGCTTGCGCGAATTGAAGCCAGAATAAGACAATTTAGACAAGCAGACAGAGCAATGGAAGCCTTGCAGTAA